Proteins from a single region of Campylobacter concisus:
- the rplP gene encoding 50S ribosomal protein L16 produces MLMPKRTKFRKQMKGRNRGYATRGASLATGEFALKAVEAGRINSRQIEAARQALTRHVKRQAKIWIRVFPDKPLTKKPLQTRMGKGKAGVEEWVMNIKPGRIIFEMAGVSEELAREALTLALHKLPFKSKFVTRESENEIY; encoded by the coding sequence ATGTTGATGCCTAAAAGAACGAAATTTCGTAAGCAGATGAAAGGTCGCAACCGTGGTTATGCGACTCGTGGAGCATCTTTAGCAACTGGCGAATTTGCACTTAAAGCCGTTGAAGCTGGTAGAATAAATTCTCGCCAAATAGAAGCTGCTCGTCAAGCTCTAACTCGTCACGTAAAAAGACAGGCTAAAATTTGGATTAGGGTTTTCCCTGATAAGCCACTTACTAAAAAACCTCTACAAACTCGTATGGGTAAAGGTAAGGCTGGAGTTGAAGAGTGGGTTATGAATATCAAACCTGGTCGTATAATATTTGAGATGGCTGGTGTTAGCGAAGAGTTAGCTCGTGAAGCTCTAACTTTGGCTTTACACAAACTTCCTTTCAAATCAAAATTTGTAACGCGAGAGAGTGAAAATGAAATATACTGA
- a CDS encoding type Z 30S ribosomal protein S14, which yields MAKKSMIAKAARKPKFAVRGYTRCQICGRPHSVYKDFGICRVCLRKMANEGLIPGLKKASW from the coding sequence ATGGCAAAGAAATCAATGATAGCAAAAGCTGCGCGCAAGCCAAAATTTGCGGTTCGCGGCTATACTAGATGCCAAATTTGCGGTCGTCCGCACTCTGTTTATAAAGATTTTGGAATTTGCCGTGTTTGCCTAAGAAAAATGGCTAACGAAGGCCTGATACCTGGTCTTAAAAAAGCAAGTTGGTAA
- the rpsK gene encoding 30S ribosomal protein S11, protein MAKRKIVKKKVVRKSIAKGIVYISATFNNTMVTVTDEMGNAIAWSSAGGLGFKGSKKSTPYAAQQAVEDALNKAKEHGIKEVGIKVQGPGSGRETAVKSVGTVEGIKVSFFKDITPLPHNGCRPPKRRRV, encoded by the coding sequence ATGGCGAAAAGAAAAATTGTTAAGAAAAAAGTAGTTAGAAAAAGTATAGCCAAAGGTATCGTTTATATCAGTGCAACATTTAACAACACTATGGTAACTGTAACTGATGAAATGGGAAATGCTATTGCATGGAGTAGTGCAGGTGGCTTAGGCTTTAAAGGTAGTAAAAAATCAACTCCTTATGCAGCTCAGCAGGCAGTTGAAGATGCTCTAAATAAAGCAAAAGAGCATGGTATAAAAGAAGTTGGTATTAAGGTTCAAGGTCCAGGTAGCGGACGTGAAACGGCTGTTAAAAGTGTAGGAACTGTTGAAGGAATTAAGGTATCTTTCTTTAAAGACATTACACCTTTACCACACAATGGTTGTAGACCGCCAAAACGCCGCCGCGTATAA
- the rpsM gene encoding 30S ribosomal protein S13: MARIAGVDLPNKKRIEYGLTYIYGIGLYKSRQILDAAGISYDKRVYELSEDEAAAIRKEIQEHHIVEGDLRKQVAMDIKALMDLGSYRGLRHRKGLPVRGQKTKTNARTRKGRRKTVGAATK; this comes from the coding sequence ATGGCACGTATTGCAGGTGTAGATTTACCAAACAAAAAGAGAATAGAGTATGGTTTGACTTATATATATGGTATAGGTCTTTACAAATCTCGTCAAATTCTTGACGCAGCTGGAATTTCTTACGACAAGAGAGTCTATGAGCTTAGTGAAGACGAAGCGGCAGCTATTCGTAAAGAAATTCAAGAGCATCATATCGTTGAGGGCGATTTGAGAAAACAAGTTGCTATGGATATTAAAGCTCTTATGGATCTTGGAAGTTATAGAGGTCTTCGCCACAGAAAAGGTCTTCCTGTTCGTGGTCAAAAGACTAAAACTAATGCTAGAACCAGAAAAGGCAGACGTAAAACTGTCGGTGCAGCTACTAAGTAA
- the rpsD gene encoding 30S ribosomal protein S4: MARYTGPVEKLERRLGVSLALKGERRLAGKSAFEKRPYAPGQHGQRRAKISEYGLQLREKQKAKFMYGVSEKQFRRLFQEAARREGNTGALLVQLLEQRLDNVVYRMGFATTRRFARQLVTHGHILVNGKRVDIPSYRVEPGAKVEIVEKSKNNPQIVRAIDLTAQTGIVAWVDVEKEKKFGIFTRNPEREEVIIPVEERFIVELYSK, translated from the coding sequence ATGGCTAGATATACAGGACCTGTTGAAAAATTAGAAAGACGTCTTGGTGTGTCTCTTGCGTTAAAAGGCGAAAGAAGACTTGCTGGTAAAAGTGCTTTTGAAAAAAGACCTTATGCGCCAGGACAACATGGACAAAGAAGAGCAAAAATAAGCGAATATGGCTTACAACTTCGCGAGAAGCAAAAAGCTAAATTTATGTATGGTGTTTCTGAGAAACAATTTAGAAGATTATTTCAAGAAGCAGCACGCCGCGAAGGTAATACCGGTGCTCTTTTGGTTCAACTATTAGAGCAAAGATTAGATAATGTTGTTTATAGAATGGGCTTTGCAACAACTCGTCGTTTTGCTCGTCAGCTAGTAACTCATGGACATATTTTAGTAAATGGTAAAAGAGTAGATATACCATCTTACAGAGTTGAGCCAGGTGCAAAAGTAGAGATTGTTGAAAAATCTAAAAACAATCCACAAATTGTTCGTGCGATAGATCTTACAGCACAAACTGGTATTGTTGCTTGGGTAGATGTTGAAAAAGAGAAAAAATTTGGAATTTTCACTAGAAATCCAGAAAGAGAAGAGGTTATCATTCCTGTTGAGGAAAGATTTATAGTAGAGCTTTATTCAAAATAA
- the rplF gene encoding 50S ribosomal protein L6, which yields MSRIGKQPIAIPSGVDVSVENNVLKFKKGNHIKELDTKGHVYVKIENGHIVFAPKGEDRQSRAYWGTYRALANNIVTGITAGFTRQLEINGVGYKAAAKGKILELSLGFSHLINYELPAGVEASVEKNVITIKGDDKQVVGQVAAQVRGFRPPEPYKGKGVKYLEERIIRKAGKTSKK from the coding sequence ATGTCACGTATTGGAAAACAGCCTATCGCTATCCCAAGTGGTGTAGACGTTAGCGTTGAAAATAATGTCCTAAAATTTAAAAAGGGCAATCATATAAAAGAGCTTGACACAAAAGGTCACGTTTATGTCAAGATAGAAAATGGTCATATAGTTTTTGCTCCAAAAGGCGAAGATCGCCAAAGCAGAGCTTACTGGGGAACATATAGAGCACTTGCTAATAATATCGTAACTGGTATCACTGCGGGATTCACTCGCCAGCTTGAGATCAACGGCGTTGGTTACAAAGCAGCTGCAAAAGGTAAAATTTTAGAGCTTTCTCTTGGTTTTTCACACCTTATCAACTATGAGCTACCAGCAGGCGTTGAAGCTAGTGTTGAGAAAAACGTTATTACTATCAAAGGCGATGACAAACAAGTAGTAGGCCAAGTGGCTGCTCAAGTTAGAGGATTTAGACCACCTGAGCCATATAAAGGTAAGGGCGTTAAATATCTAGAAGAACGTATTATCCGCAAAGCGGGCAAGACATCTAAGAAGTAA
- a CDS encoding DNA-directed RNA polymerase subunit alpha, translated as MRKITTSAYMPTEIEVKSVSENVANITAYPFEAGYAVTLAHPLRRLLYTSTVGFAPIGVKIKGVSHEFDSMRGMLEDVAFFIINLKKIRFKLKSTSEREVIEYSFKGPKEITGADLNNDLVEIVNPDAYLATINEDAELNFSVIIQKGIGYVPSEEIREEIEDDYIALDAFFTPVKKAVYDIQNVLVEDDPDYEKIVFTITTDGQVSPIEAFKNCLEAMYQQMSVFKGILDIDVSTPVASSSAGGEFSKLLSSVEDLNLSARSFNCLDKADIRFIGELALMDENELKELKNLGKKSLEEIKAVMEEIGYPVGADVLKDGKEQLRKKITELKAQMSVKE; from the coding sequence ATGAGAAAGATTACTACATCAGCTTATATGCCAACTGAAATTGAAGTTAAAAGTGTTAGTGAAAATGTTGCTAACATTACAGCATATCCTTTTGAGGCTGGTTATGCTGTTACCTTGGCTCACCCATTGCGTCGTCTTCTTTACACAAGCACAGTGGGTTTTGCTCCTATTGGTGTAAAGATAAAAGGCGTTAGCCATGAATTTGATAGTATGCGTGGTATGCTAGAAGACGTAGCTTTTTTTATTATAAATTTGAAAAAGATCAGATTTAAATTAAAAAGTACCAGTGAGCGCGAAGTTATAGAGTATAGCTTTAAAGGACCAAAAGAGATAACTGGGGCTGATCTAAATAATGATCTAGTCGAGATCGTTAACCCAGACGCATACCTTGCTACAATAAACGAAGATGCTGAGTTAAATTTTTCAGTTATCATTCAAAAAGGTATCGGATATGTTCCTAGTGAAGAGATCAGAGAAGAGATTGAAGACGACTATATCGCACTCGATGCTTTCTTTACACCTGTTAAAAAAGCAGTTTATGATATACAAAATGTCTTGGTTGAGGATGATCCAGACTATGAAAAGATCGTATTTACTATAACAACTGATGGTCAAGTTAGTCCGATAGAGGCTTTTAAAAATTGTTTAGAAGCTATGTATCAACAAATGTCAGTATTTAAAGGAATTTTAGATATTGATGTTAGTACTCCAGTTGCTAGCTCAAGTGCAGGTGGCGAGTTTTCAAAGCTACTTTCTAGCGTAGAAGATCTAAATTTAAGTGCTAGAAGTTTCAACTGCCTTGACAAAGCTGATATTAGATTTATCGGCGAGCTTGCATTAATGGACGAAAATGAGCTTAAAGAGCTTAAAAATTTAGGTAAAAAATCTCTTGAAGAGATTAAAGCGGTTATGGAAGAGATAGGCTATCCAGTTGGTGCCGATGTGTTAAAAGATGGCAAAGAGCAACTAAGAAAGAAAATAACCGAGCTTAAAGCACAAATGAGTGTAAAAGAATAA
- the rplX gene encoding 50S ribosomal protein L24, producing the protein MANVKFKVKKGDTVKIIAGDDKGKTGKILTVLAKKGQVIVEGCKIAKKAIKPSEKTPNGGHVNKEMPIDISNVAKVEG; encoded by the coding sequence ATGGCTAATGTAAAATTTAAAGTCAAAAAAGGCGATACCGTTAAGATCATCGCTGGTGACGATAAAGGCAAAACTGGTAAAATTTTAACAGTTCTTGCAAAAAAAGGTCAGGTTATAGTTGAGGGATGCAAAATAGCTAAAAAAGCTATCAAACCAAGCGAAAAAACTCCAAATGGTGGTCACGTAAATAAAGAGATGCCAATTGACATATCAAACGTCGCGAAAGTTGAAGGATAA
- the rpsQ gene encoding 30S ribosomal protein S17: MALKREIQGVVLQKAGDKTATILVERRVMHPRYHKFVKRFKKYLVHDEKNETRAGDTVVAVECRPLSARKNFRLKAVLAKGVE, translated from the coding sequence ATGGCATTAAAAAGAGAAATTCAAGGTGTTGTTTTACAAAAAGCTGGAGATAAAACAGCTACTATTTTGGTAGAAAGACGCGTTATGCACCCAAGATACCATAAATTTGTAAAACGCTTTAAAAAATATTTAGTTCATGATGAGAAAAATGAGACAAGAGCAGGCGATACAGTTGTTGCAGTTGAGTGCAGACCACTTTCAGCTCGCAAGAATTTTCGCTTAAAAGCTGTATTGGCAAAGGGAGTTGAGTAA
- the rplO gene encoding 50S ribosomal protein L15, whose protein sequence is MALEKLTPAAGSTHATKRLGRGQGSGNGKTAGKGNKGQRARKGYNEKRGFEGGQQPLQRRLPKVGFTSKFEKPYVINVEKIAAIKELAEISIATIASVHKISKSVTKIKLIGASAKALASKIKDENVSVSGTK, encoded by the coding sequence ATGGCATTAGAAAAATTAACACCTGCTGCAGGTTCAACTCATGCAACCAAAAGATTAGGTCGTGGTCAAGGTAGCGGCAATGGCAAAACTGCTGGCAAAGGTAACAAAGGCCAAAGAGCAAGAAAAGGCTACAATGAGAAAAGAGGTTTTGAGGGCGGACAGCAACCACTTCAAAGGCGTCTTCCAAAAGTAGGTTTTACTTCTAAATTTGAAAAACCTTATGTTATTAATGTCGAGAAAATTGCAGCTATAAAAGAGCTTGCTGAAATTTCAATAGCAACAATAGCTAGCGTTCATAAAATTTCAAAGAGCGTTACTAAGATAAAACTAATCGGTGCAAGCGCAAAAGCTCTTGCTTCTAAGATTAAAGACGAGAACGTTAGCGTTAGCGGAACAAAATAA
- the rpmJ gene encoding 50S ribosomal protein L36: MKVRPSVKKMCDKCKIVKRSGIIRVICENPKHKQRQG, from the coding sequence ATGAAAGTTCGTCCTTCTGTAAAGAAGATGTGTGACAAATGTAAAATTGTCAAACGTAGTGGCATAATTCGTGTTATCTGCGAAAATCCAAAACATAAACAAAGACAAGGATAA
- the secY gene encoding preprotein translocase subunit SecY, with translation MDKTLTNKILITLAFLFAYRILAYVPVPGVNVDVIKEFFNSNNSNALGLFNMFSGKAAERLSIISLGIMPYITASIIMELLAATFPKLGQMKKERDGMQKYMQIIRYATIVITLVQSIGVSIGLQSLSGRGGEQAIMIDINLFIAISAVSMLTGTMLLMWIGEQITQRGIGNGISLIIFAGIVSGIPSAIGGTVNLVNTSEMNFLTVIAILAIILATIGAIIFVEMGERRIPISYSRKVIMENQNKRIMNYIPIKVNLSGVIPPIFASAILMFPSTILQASTNPIIQAINDFLSPNGYMFNVLTFLFIIFFAFFYASIVFNTKDISENLKKQGGFIPGVRPGESTASYLNEVAGRLTLGGALYLGIISTLPWILVKTMGVPFYFGGTSVLIVVSVALDTMRRIEAQSYTNKYQTLSAVGL, from the coding sequence ATGGATAAAACACTGACCAACAAGATTTTAATCACGTTGGCATTTTTGTTCGCATACAGGATACTGGCTTATGTGCCAGTTCCTGGTGTTAATGTCGACGTAATTAAAGAATTCTTCAATTCAAATAATAGTAATGCCTTGGGCTTATTTAATATGTTTAGCGGTAAAGCTGCTGAGCGTTTAAGCATTATCTCTTTAGGTATTATGCCTTACATTACAGCTTCGATCATCATGGAGCTTTTAGCAGCAACATTTCCAAAATTAGGTCAGATGAAAAAAGAGCGTGACGGTATGCAAAAGTATATGCAAATCATACGTTATGCAACCATCGTTATTACTCTTGTACAATCAATCGGTGTTTCTATCGGACTTCAAAGCTTAAGCGGACGCGGTGGCGAGCAAGCTATCATGATAGATATAAATTTATTTATCGCGATCTCTGCTGTATCTATGCTAACTGGAACTATGCTACTTATGTGGATAGGTGAGCAAATAACGCAACGTGGTATAGGCAACGGCATAAGTCTTATCATCTTTGCCGGTATCGTCTCTGGCATACCTAGTGCGATCGGTGGAACTGTAAATTTAGTAAACACCTCTGAGATGAATTTCCTAACAGTCATCGCTATTTTAGCGATCATCTTAGCCACCATCGGTGCTATTATATTTGTTGAGATGGGTGAAAGGCGTATCCCTATTTCTTACTCAAGAAAAGTGATAATGGAAAATCAAAACAAACGTATAATGAACTATATACCGATCAAAGTAAATTTAAGCGGTGTTATTCCACCGATATTTGCTAGTGCGATTTTGATGTTTCCAAGTACGATCTTGCAAGCTAGCACAAATCCAATCATCCAAGCTATCAATGACTTTTTAAGTCCAAATGGCTATATGTTTAACGTTTTAACATTTTTATTTATTATCTTCTTTGCGTTTTTCTATGCGTCAATTGTATTTAATACAAAAGATATAAGTGAAAATTTAAAGAAACAAGGTGGATTTATTCCAGGTGTTAGACCAGGCGAGAGTACAGCTAGCTATCTAAATGAAGTAGCTGGTAGGCTAACTTTGGGCGGCGCTTTATACTTGGGTATCATTTCAACACTGCCTTGGATACTTGTAAAGACTATGGGTGTTCCATTTTATTTTGGTGGTACATCAGTGCTTATCGTGGTTTCAGTAGCACTTGATACGATGAGGCGTATAGAAGCTCAGTCTTATACAAACAAATACCAAACTCTAAGCGCAGTAGGTCTATAA
- the rplQ gene encoding 50S ribosomal protein L17, translating to MRHKHGYRKLGRTSSHRSALLKNLAIAIIKSEKIETTLPKAKELRSYVEKLITRARKGDSNAHRAVFASLQDKETTNKLVTEVAPKFKERNGGYTRIIKTRVRRGDAAEMAYIELVAE from the coding sequence ATGAGACATAAACACGGATATCGCAAACTTGGTAGAACGTCATCTCATAGATCTGCATTGCTTAAAAATTTGGCGATAGCTATCATCAAAAGCGAAAAGATAGAGACGACTTTACCAAAAGCAAAAGAGCTTAGAAGCTATGTTGAGAAGCTAATTACAAGAGCCAGAAAAGGTGACTCTAACGCTCACAGAGCAGTATTTGCTTCTTTACAAGATAAAGAAACAACAAATAAATTAGTTACTGAAGTAGCTCCAAAATTTAAAGAGCGTAATGGTGGCTATACAAGAATCATCAAGACTCGTGTTCGCAGAGGCGACGCGGCAGAGATGGCCTATATAGAGCTAGTAGCTGAGTAA
- the rplE gene encoding 50S ribosomal protein L5 — protein sequence MSRLKNKFNETIKPALVKEFDIKNPMLIPALEKIVISVGAGDSAKDQKVLQNMADTISLIAGQKAVITDAKKSVAGFKVREGFPVGIKVTLRKEQMYAFLDKLISVALPRVKDFRGLPKNGFDGRGNYNFGLSEQLMFPEVEYDKILRTHGMNITIATTAKNDKEAFKLLELFGVPFAKGK from the coding sequence ATGAGTAGATTAAAAAATAAATTTAACGAAACTATCAAGCCAGCTCTCGTAAAAGAATTTGACATCAAAAATCCAATGCTTATCCCTGCACTCGAGAAAATTGTGATCAGTGTAGGCGCTGGAGACTCTGCTAAAGATCAGAAAGTGCTTCAAAATATGGCTGATACCATTTCACTTATCGCTGGACAAAAAGCAGTTATCACTGATGCTAAAAAATCAGTTGCTGGCTTTAAAGTTCGCGAAGGTTTCCCTGTTGGTATCAAAGTAACTTTGAGAAAAGAGCAAATGTATGCTTTCTTAGATAAGCTAATCAGCGTTGCTCTCCCAAGAGTTAAAGACTTCCGTGGTCTTCCAAAAAATGGCTTTGATGGACGTGGAAACTATAACTTCGGTCTTAGTGAGCAGCTAATGTTTCCAGAGGTTGAGTATGATAAAATTTTACGAACTCATGGTATGAATATTACGATTGCTACTACGGCTAAAAATGATAAAGAGGCATTCAAATTGCTAGAGCTATTTGGTGTGCCGTTTGCAAAAGGAAAGTAA
- the rplR gene encoding 50S ribosomal protein L18, with translation MTAKVLKRKIALRIKRKRRIRGKISGVATCPRVSIFKSNRTLYVQAIDDVTATTLAAVDGRKIGIKANKEGAVTLAKEFAKALKAKKIDVAVFDRNGYLYHGVIAAFAEALRENGIKL, from the coding sequence ATGACAGCAAAAGTACTAAAAAGAAAAATCGCTCTTAGAATTAAGAGAAAAAGAAGAATCAGAGGTAAAATTTCTGGTGTTGCAACTTGCCCAAGAGTTTCTATTTTCAAATCAAACAGAACTCTTTATGTTCAAGCGATTGACGACGTTACAGCTACTACACTAGCTGCAGTAGATGGTAGAAAGATAGGCATAAAAGCAAATAAAGAAGGTGCGGTCACTTTAGCTAAAGAATTTGCTAAGGCTTTAAAAGCTAAGAAGATAGATGTTGCAGTTTTTGATAGAAATGGTTATTTGTATCATGGCGTTATCGCAGCATTTGCTGAAGCTTTAAGAGAAAATGGCATCAAGCTATAA
- the rplN gene encoding 50S ribosomal protein L14, translating to MIQSFTRLAVADNSGAKELMCIKVLGGSKRRYATLGDIIVCSVKKALPNGKIKKGQVVKAVVVRTKREVQRDNGSLIRFDENAAVILDSKKEPVGTRIFGPVGREVRYANFMKIVSLAPEVL from the coding sequence ATGATTCAAAGTTTTACAAGACTTGCAGTTGCTGATAACAGCGGTGCAAAAGAATTAATGTGTATAAAAGTTCTTGGCGGCAGCAAAAGAAGATACGCTACACTTGGTGATATCATAGTTTGCTCTGTTAAAAAAGCTCTTCCAAATGGTAAGATCAAAAAAGGACAGGTTGTAAAAGCTGTTGTTGTAAGAACTAAAAGAGAGGTTCAAAGAGATAATGGTTCGCTAATCCGCTTTGACGAGAACGCAGCTGTTATACTTGATAGCAAAAAAGAGCCAGTCGGCACTCGTATTTTTGGACCAGTTGGACGTGAAGTTAGATATGCTAACTTTATGAAGATTGTTTCGCTAGCTCCGGAGGTTTTATAA
- the infA gene encoding translation initiation factor IF-1, with amino-acid sequence MAKDDVIEIDGNVVEALPNATFKVELDNKHIILCHIAGKMRMHYIKIMPGDRVKVELTPYSLDKGRITYRYK; translated from the coding sequence GTGGCAAAAGACGATGTCATTGAGATTGATGGAAATGTTGTTGAAGCACTGCCAAATGCAACTTTTAAAGTTGAGCTTGACAACAAACATATAATTTTATGTCATATCGCCGGAAAGATGAGAATGCATTATATAAAGATAATGCCTGGCGACCGCGTAAAAGTAGAACTTACGCCATATAGCCTAGACAAGGGCAGGATCACTTATAGATATAAGTAA
- the map gene encoding type I methionyl aminopeptidase, whose translation MAITLKRPAEIEKMRAANKIVARTLDHVSTIIKPGISLLEIDKICEDMIRAAGAKPAFKGLYGFPNAACISVNEVVIHGIPNEYKLKEGDIVSVDIGSNLDGYFGDSARTFGVGKISKEDEALIACSKDALYFAIDIIRAGMHFKEICYELEKFILDRGYVPLRGYCGHGIGKRPHEEPEIPNYLEGHNLKAGPKIKDGMVFCIEPMICQKDGTPVLGSDNWKVTSKDGLRTSHYEHCMAIVNGKAEILSQA comes from the coding sequence ATGGCTATCACGCTAAAAAGACCAGCTGAGATAGAGAAAATGAGAGCGGCGAACAAGATCGTCGCTCGAACTCTTGATCACGTTTCTACGATCATAAAACCTGGAATTTCACTTCTTGAGATAGATAAAATTTGCGAAGATATGATAAGGGCTGCTGGAGCAAAACCTGCTTTTAAAGGGCTCTATGGCTTTCCAAATGCGGCTTGCATAAGTGTCAATGAAGTGGTGATCCACGGAATTCCAAATGAGTACAAGCTAAAAGAGGGCGATATCGTTAGCGTTGATATTGGCTCAAATTTAGATGGCTATTTTGGTGATTCGGCTAGGACTTTTGGGGTCGGTAAAATTTCAAAAGAAGATGAGGCTTTGATCGCTTGCTCAAAAGATGCACTATATTTTGCGATTGATATCATAAGAGCTGGTATGCATTTTAAAGAAATTTGCTACGAGCTTGAGAAATTTATACTAGATAGAGGCTATGTACCTTTACGTGGATATTGTGGTCACGGTATAGGAAAAAGGCCACACGAAGAGCCAGAAATTCCAAACTATCTTGAGGGGCATAATCTAAAAGCCGGACCAAAGATAAAAGATGGAATGGTTTTTTGTATAGAGCCGATGATCTGCCAAAAAGATGGTACGCCAGTTTTAGGAAGTGATAACTGGAAAGTAACCTCAAAAGATGGTTTGAGAACCAGCCATTATGAGCATTGCATGGCGATAGTTAATGGCAAAGCCGAAATTTTAAGTCAAGCGTGA
- the rpsE gene encoding 30S ribosomal protein S5: MEKYNREEFEEVIVDIGRVTKVVKGGRRFRFTALVVVGNRNGLVGFGYGKAKEVPDAMRKAIDDAFKNIIHVKIKGTTIPHDVEVKYNASRMLLRPASEGTGVIAGGSARPIIELAGIKDILTKSLGSNNSANVVRATIKALSLLKS, from the coding sequence ATGGAAAAATATAATAGAGAAGAATTTGAAGAAGTAATCGTCGATATCGGTCGGGTTACAAAGGTTGTTAAAGGTGGTCGTAGATTTAGATTTACAGCTTTAGTTGTTGTTGGTAATAGAAATGGTCTAGTTGGCTTTGGATATGGCAAAGCTAAAGAGGTGCCAGATGCGATGAGAAAAGCAATTGACGACGCATTTAAAAATATTATCCACGTTAAGATCAAAGGCACAACTATCCCTCATGATGTAGAGGTAAAATACAACGCAAGTAGAATGCTACTTCGTCCAGCTAGCGAAGGTACTGGTGTTATCGCTGGTGGTAGTGCACGTCCTATTATCGAGCTTGCAGGTATTAAGGATATCCTTACTAAATCACTTGGCTCAAACAACTCAGCAAACGTCGTTCGTGCTACTATAAAAGCACTTAGTTTGCTAAAAAGCTAA
- the rpsH gene encoding 30S ribosomal protein S8, which translates to MLNDLISDGLTRIRNASMRKLETAKLLHSKVVEATLSILAAKGYVESYNVIEEGNKKFINVVLKYDEYGRSVINELKRVSKPGRRVYQGKDDIKRFKNGYGTVIVSTSKGVMSGIEASKAGVGGEVLCTVW; encoded by the coding sequence ATGTTAAACGATTTAATATCAGATGGATTAACACGCATTAGAAATGCAAGTATGAGAAAGCTTGAAACTGCGAAATTGCTTCATTCTAAGGTTGTTGAGGCTACTCTTTCTATCCTTGCAGCAAAAGGCTATGTAGAGAGCTACAACGTTATTGAAGAAGGTAACAAGAAATTTATAAACGTAGTTTTAAAGTATGATGAGTACGGCAGAAGCGTTATAAATGAGCTTAAAAGGGTTTCAAAACCTGGTCGCCGTGTTTATCAAGGCAAAGACGACATTAAGCGTTTTAAAAATGGTTACGGAACAGTTATCGTTAGCACAAGTAAAGGCGTTATGAGCGGTATTGAAGCAAGTAAAGCTGGCGTTGGCGGCGAAGTTCTTTGTACAGTTTGGTAA
- the rpmC gene encoding 50S ribosomal protein L29, translating to MKYTELKDKSVAELNALLKEKKVLLFTLRQKLKTMQLSNPNEISAVRKEIAQINTAISATRQGA from the coding sequence ATGAAATATACTGAGTTAAAAGATAAGAGCGTTGCAGAATTAAACGCGTTGCTAAAAGAGAAAAAGGTGCTTTTGTTTACTTTAAGACAAAAGCTAAAAACTATGCAGTTAAGCAACCCTAATGAGATTAGTGCTGTTCGTAAAGAGATAGCTCAGATCAACACTGCAATTAGTGCAACAAGACAAGGGGCGTAA